The DNA region CCTCAATAGAGATAATAGGATATTTATCAGTCCATGTTTTCCAATAATCTACCATTTGTGAAGGGGTAAGTTTATCGCCTGTAGATTTTTTCAGGTGGTAAACTTTTTCATCTTCAATCCAATATTCGGAAGAGGCAGGGTCGAGTGCCATAAAGATATCAACACCAGGTTTATAACCAGCTTTTTCAATAGCCTGAAGAATTACAGTAACAGCTTCTTCGTTAGATTTAAGATTCGGGGCAAAACCACCTTCATCACCTACGTTAGTAGAATAGCCGGCTTTTTTCAAAACAGATTTCAGGTTATGAAACACTTCAGCGCCCATACGGAGAGCATCACTAAAATTAGCAGCTCCTACAGGCATAATCATAAACTCCTGAAAATCGATGGCATTATCAGCATGAGAACCACCATTGATGATATTCATCATAGGAATAGGCAAAGTATTTGCATTTACGCCACCCACATAACGGAATAAAAACTGGCTTGATTCCTGGGCAGCAGCATTGGCAACAGCCAAAGACACACCCAGAATAGCATTAGCGCCAAGGTTAGCTTTATTAGGAGTGCCGTCAATTTCAAGCATTCTCTGATCAATTTCATTCTGTTCTGAAACCAGATAGCCTTTTAATTCTTCGGCCAACACTTTATTGACATTCTGAACCGCTTTAAGCACACCTTTTCCAAGATACATGCTATCGTCACCATCACGAAGCTCAACAGCCTCATGAACACCAGTAGATGCTCCGGAGGGAACAGCTGCACGGCCCATGATACCGTTAGTGGTATAAACATCAACTTCGATTGTTGGATTTCCGCGTGAATCAAGGATTTGGCGGGCAAAAATGTTAGCAATTGCGCTCATTTTCTTAATTTTAGATTAATATTAATTTAACTTAGGTCTGACAATTCATAAGGTTCAAAGCCGTGGTAAAACGGCATTGCAAAAGTACTCACAAACAAAATGAGGACAAAGTAAAAAATACTTTATCCTCATTAAAATTTAAACATTAATCTTATTCTTTAGTTTCTGAACTATCAGCAACTACATCTTCATTTTTTGTTTCAGCAACAGGAGCTGCGGCTGGTTTAGCTTTCACAGTGCGGCTACGACGAGTTGTTTTAGCTTTAGGAGCAGCTTTAGCGGCGAGGAGATTTTCATTAAAATCTACCAACTCCATCATACACATTTCAGCATTATCACCAAGACGGTTACCCGTTTTAAGAATGCGTGTATATCCACCGGGGCGGCTGGCTACTTTAACAGAAACTTCTCTGAAAAGGGTAGAAACAGCTTCCTTATTTTGCAGATAGCTAAAAACCATCCTTCTTGAGTGTGTAGAATCGTCTTTTGAACGTGTAATAAGCGGTTCAACATATGACCTCAATGCTTTGGCTTTTGCAAGCGTAGTATTGATGCGTTTATGAAGGATAAGCGAAGCCGCCATGTTCGATAACATTGCCTTACGGTGGGCGCTTGTTCTACCCAGGTGATTGACTTTCTTTCCGTGTCTCATTTCAATTAATCCTTATCAAGTTTATATTTTGCAATGTTCATTCCAAATTCCAGGCTCTTTGACTTCACCAGTTCTTCCAGCTCAGTAAGTGATTTTTTGCCAAAATTGCGGAATTTCAAAAGATCATTTTTGTTGTATGATACAAGTTCACCAAGGGTTTCCACATCAGCTGCTTTTAAACAGTTAAGAGCACGAACTGATAAATCCATATCAACAAGCTTGGTTTTAAGCAACTGGCGAATATGCAATGAAGTTTCATCGAACTCTTCAGCCACAGCTTTTTCTTCAGTATCAATGGTAATTTTCTCATCTGAAAACAACATAAAATGATGGATGAGAATGCGGGCAGCTTCTTTAAGCGCTTCTTTAGGTTGAATAGACCCGTCAGAAGTAATATCAAGAACAAGTTTCTCGTAGTCAGTTTTTTGCTCTACACGAAAGTTCTCAATGGTATATTTTACGTTTTTAATCGGAGTATGAATTGAATCTATCGCAATAGTTCCAATTGGAGCACCTGCTACTTTATTTTCTTCAGCAGGAACATAACCACGTCCTTTATCAATTGTAAGGTCAATGGTAAGTTTAACTGAAGGTTCCATATGACAGATTTCAATTTCAGGATTCAACACCTGAAAAACTGAAAGGAACTTATTAATATCGCCTGCAGAAAACACATCCTGTCCGGTAATCACAAGATGTACACGCTCACTGGTTTCACTCTCAAGTAGCCGTTTGAAACGGATTTTTTTAAGATTAAGGATGATATCGGTAACATCCTCTACCACACCTTTAATCGAAGAGAATTCCATATCAACTCCTTCAATTTTCAATGAAGTAATTGCAAATCCCTCTAGCGATGAAAGGAGAATCCTTCTTAAGGCATTGCCTATGGTAATTCCGAAACCAGGTTCAAGGGGTCTGAATTCAAACACACCCTTCGAATCATCAGCTTCGATCATAATAACCTTTTCAGGCTTTTGAAATGCTAGTATTGCCATATTTCTTCCTCTTGTGTAATGAACTAGTTGACCGAAAAATCATTATTTAGAATACAACTCAACGATGAGCTGCTCTTTGATATTTTCAGGAATATCTTCACGGGCAGGAAGGCTTGTAAGCTTACCGCTCAACAGGCTGCTATCCCATTCCAACCAAGCGTATGTGTTACGTTTAGCTGCAAGTGCATCCTGAATAACTTCCAATGATTTAGATTTTTCTCTAACACCAACTACATCACCAATTTTAACTTCATAAGAAGGTACATTAACTACACTTCCGTTTACAACTATATGGCGATGGCTAACCAGCTGGCGAGCTGCATTACGTGAAGGAGCAATTCCTAAACGAAATACCATATTATCCAGTCGGGATTCAATAAGCTGAAGTAAAACCTCTCCGGTAATACCTTTTTTACGGGTAGCTTTGTGGAAAGTATTCTTAAATTGTTTTTCCAGAATTCCGTATGTATATTTAGCTTTCTGTTTTTCCTGAAGCTGAGTACCGTATTCTGAAAGTTTTTTACGCCTTTTTGAATTTCCGTGCATTCCCGGTCCATAGTTTTTCTTTTCGAAATACTTATCCGGACCGTAAATCGGATCTTTAAACTTGCGTGCAATTTTGGTTTTTGGACCTATGTACCTGGCCATAATTGATTGTTATTTTATGATCATTTTGTTTTTATCTGAACCGCCATCGCCTATGGTAAAACAAACATCCTGCGAAAGTGTACCATGGCGTCAGTTGAGGGTAATATGTATTATACCCTTCTTCTTTTTGGAGGACGGCAACCGTTGTGAGGCAATGGAGTAACATCCATAATCTCGGTAACTTCAATACCTGCAGAGTGGATGGTACGGATAGCAGATTCTCTGCCGGAGCCAGGGCCTTTAACAAAGACCTTCACCTTACGAAGGCCCATATCGTAAGCCACTTTTGAGCAATCAGTTGCAGCCATCTGTGCTGCATAAGGAGTGTTCTTTTTTGAACCTCTGAAGCCCATTTTTCCTGCTGATGCCCAGCTTATAACCTGACCAGTATTATTGGTGAGTGAAATAATAATGTTGTTGAACGAAGCAGTAACGTAGGCACGACCGATTGGATCAACCTTAACAACTTTTTTCTTTGATGTTTTAGCAGTTTTTGCCATAACAATTTTTTTTCGACAATTCGTTTCGTTAAAATTCAGGGTTAAGCATTAACTCTTAACCTTTTGTTGCTTTTTTCTTGTTAGCAACGGTTTTCTTTTTACCCTTACGGGTACGGGCATTGTTTTTTGTACTCTGTCCACGCAATGGAAGACCAAGACGATGCCTGATACCACGGTAGCAACCAATATCCATCAAACGTTTGATGTTGGTCTGAACCTCTGTACGAAGTGCGCCTTCTACCTTGTAAGTATCTCCAATGATTGTACGAATAGCGTTCTGCTCATCATCGTTCCAGTCCTGGACTTTTTTATTGAAATCAATACCTGCTGTCTCCAGAATCTTTTGCGCTGAACTGCGTCCGATTCCGTAGATATAGGTAAGGCCTATTTCACCTCTTTTGTTTTTGGGTAAGTCAATACCAGCAATACGTGCCATATATTGTTTTATTGTTTGAAGTTAAAATCAATTATCCTTGCCTTTGTTTGTACTTGGGGTTCTTTTTGTTGATGATGTACAATCGCCCCTTCCTTCTGACGATTTTACAGTCAGGCGTTCTCTTCTTGACAGATGCTCTTACTTTCATTTTCCAGGATTGTTTGTTATTTGTATCTGAAAATTATTCTTCCTTTGCTTAGGTCATAAGGCGACATTTCAAGCTTTACCTTGTCTCCTG from Lentimicrobiaceae bacterium includes:
- the rpsM gene encoding 30S ribosomal protein S13; translation: MARIAGIDLPKNKRGEIGLTYIYGIGRSSAQKILETAGIDFNKKVQDWNDDEQNAIRTIIGDTYKVEGALRTEVQTNIKRLMDIGCYRGIRHRLGLPLRGQSTKNNARTRKGKKKTVANKKKATKG
- the rpsD gene encoding 30S ribosomal protein S4, which translates into the protein MARYIGPKTKIARKFKDPIYGPDKYFEKKNYGPGMHGNSKRRKKLSEYGTQLQEKQKAKYTYGILEKQFKNTFHKATRKKGITGEVLLQLIESRLDNMVFRLGIAPSRNAARQLVSHRHIVVNGSVVNVPSYEVKIGDVVGVREKSKSLEVIQDALAAKRNTYAWLEWDSSLLSGKLTSLPAREDIPENIKEQLIVELYSK
- the rpsK gene encoding 30S ribosomal protein S11 — its product is MAKTAKTSKKKVVKVDPIGRAYVTASFNNIIISLTNNTGQVISWASAGKMGFRGSKKNTPYAAQMAATDCSKVAYDMGLRKVKVFVKGPGSGRESAIRTIHSAGIEVTEIMDVTPLPHNGCRPPKRRRV
- the eno gene encoding phosphopyruvate hydratase translates to MSAIANIFARQILDSRGNPTIEVDVYTTNGIMGRAAVPSGASTGVHEAVELRDGDDSMYLGKGVLKAVQNVNKVLAEELKGYLVSEQNEIDQRMLEIDGTPNKANLGANAILGVSLAVANAAAQESSQFLFRYVGGVNANTLPIPMMNIINGGSHADNAIDFQEFMIMPVGAANFSDALRMGAEVFHNLKSVLKKAGYSTNVGDEGGFAPNLKSNEEAVTVILQAIEKAGYKPGVDIFMALDPASSEYWIEDEKVYHLKKSTGDKLTPSQMVDYWKTWTDKYPIISIEDGMAEDDWDGWKLMTDVMGKKIQLVGDDLFVTNSKRLQMGIDRGVANSILVKVNQIGSLTETIDAVNLAYRNGYTAVMSHRSGETEDTTIADLAVALNTGLIKTGSASRTDRIAKYNQLLRIEEILGSSARYLGKDFKYAK
- the rplQ gene encoding 50S ribosomal protein L17, with protein sequence MRHGKKVNHLGRTSAHRKAMLSNMAASLILHKRINTTLAKAKALRSYVEPLITRSKDDSTHSRRMVFSYLQNKEAVSTLFREVSVKVASRPGGYTRILKTGNRLGDNAEMCMMELVDFNENLLAAKAAPKAKTTRRSRTVKAKPAAAPVAETKNEDVVADSSETKE
- the rpmJ gene encoding 50S ribosomal protein L36, encoding MKVRASVKKRTPDCKIVRRKGRLYIINKKNPKYKQRQG
- a CDS encoding DNA-directed RNA polymerase subunit alpha; translated protein: MAILAFQKPEKVIMIEADDSKGVFEFRPLEPGFGITIGNALRRILLSSLEGFAITSLKIEGVDMEFSSIKGVVEDVTDIILNLKKIRFKRLLESETSERVHLVITGQDVFSAGDINKFLSVFQVLNPEIEICHMEPSVKLTIDLTIDKGRGYVPAEENKVAGAPIGTIAIDSIHTPIKNVKYTIENFRVEQKTDYEKLVLDITSDGSIQPKEALKEAARILIHHFMLFSDEKITIDTEEKAVAEEFDETSLHIRQLLKTKLVDMDLSVRALNCLKAADVETLGELVSYNKNDLLKFRNFGKKSLTELEELVKSKSLEFGMNIAKYKLDKD